One part of the Homo sapiens chromosome 19, GRCh38.p14 Primary Assembly genome encodes these proteins:
- the OR10H1 gene encoding olfactory receptor 10H1, producing the protein MQRANHSTVTQFILVGFSVFPHLQLMLFLLFLLMYLFTLLGNLLIMATVWSERSLHTPMYLFLCALSVSEILYTVAIIPRMLADLLSTQRSIAFLACASQMFFSFSFGFTHSFLLTVMGYDRYVAICHPLRYNVLMSPRGCACLVGCSWAGGLVMGMVVTSAIFHLAFCGHKEIHHFACHVPPLLKLACGDDVLVVAKGVGLVCITALLGCFLLILLSYAFIVAAILKIPSAEGRNKAFSTCASHLTVVVVHYGFASVIYLKPKSPQSLEGDTLMGITYTVLTPFLSPIIFSLRNKELKVAMKKTFFSKLYPEKNVMM; encoded by the coding sequence ATGCAGAGAGCCAATCACTCCACAGTGACCCAATTCATCCTCGTCGGCTTCTCTGTCTTCCCCCACCTCCAGCTGATGCTCTTCCTGCTGTTCCTGCTGATGTACCTGTTCACGCTGCTGGGCAACCTGCTCATCATGGCCACCGTCTGGAGCGAGCGCAGCCTCCACACGCCCATGTACCTCTTCCTGTGCGCCCTCTCCGTCTCCGAGATCCTCTACACCGTGGCCATCATCCCGCGCATGCTGGCCGACCTGCTGTCCACCCAGCGCTCCATCGCCTTCCTGGCCTGTGCCAGTCAGATGTTCTTCTCCTTCAGCTTCGGCTTCACCCACTCCTTCCTGCTCACCGTCATGGGCTACGACCGCTACGTGGCCATCTGCCACCCCCTGCGCTACAACGTGCTCATGAGCCCGCGGGGCTGCGCCTGCCTGGTGGGCTGCTCCTGGGCTGGTGGCTTGGTCATGGGGATGGTGGTGACCTCGGCCATTTTCCACCTCGCCTTCTGTGGACACAAGGAGATCCACCATTTTGCTTGCCATGTGCCACCTCTGTTGAAGTTGGCCTGTGGAGACGATGTGCTGGTGGTGGCCAAAGGCGTGGGCTTGGTGTGTATCACGGCCCTGCTGGGCTgttttctcctcatcctcctctcctATGCCTTCATCGTGGCCGCCATCTTGAAGATCCCTTCTGCTGAAGGTCGGAACAAGGCCTTCTCCACCTGTGCCTCTCACCTCACTGTGGTGGTCGTGCACTATGGCTTTGCCTCCGTCATTTACCTGAAGCCCAAAAGTCCCCAGTCTCTGGAAGGAGACACCTTGATGGGCATCACCTACACGGTCCTCACACCCTTCCTCAGCCCCATCATCTTCAGCCTCAGGAACAAGGAGCTGAAGGTCGCCATGAAGAAGACCTTCTTCAGTAAACTCtacccagaaaaaaatgtaatgatgTAG